Proteins from one Chitinophaga oryzae genomic window:
- a CDS encoding glutamine--tRNA ligase/YqeY domain fusion protein produces MSEERSLNFIEQIVADDIANGVNGGRVLTRFPPEPNGYLHIGHAKSIAVNFGLAQQFNGKTNLRFDDTNPVTEDTEYVDSIKADIRWLGYEWDQELYASDYFEQIYEFAVTLIKKGLAYVEDATAEEIAASKGTPTTPGTPTPARSRSVEENLDLFARMRAGEFKDGEKTLRAKIDLASPNMHMRDPLMYRIKHAHHHRTGDKWCIYPMYDFAHGQSDSIENITHSLCTLEFIPHRALYDWFIKELEIFPSHQYEFSRLNVTYTVMSKRKLKQLVEEKYVSGWDDPRMPTISGLRRRGYTPASIRQFCERVGVQKREQMIDLGLLEFCIREELNKTANRVMAVLDPVKLIISNYPDGQVEEMSAENNPEDASAGSRTLYFSKTLYIEREDFMEEPPKKFFRLGPGLHVRLKNAYIIKGESVEKDADGNITTIYASYLPESKSGGDHSGMTVKGTIHWVSAEHAATAEVRLYDRLFKSENPAAEEGDFKEFLNPESLQVVKEAYVEPGLLQAKAGDRFQFMRKGYFTVDPDSTPDKVVFNRTVTLKDAWAKEKGKNN; encoded by the coding sequence ATGAGCGAAGAAAGGTCACTCAATTTTATAGAACAGATCGTAGCAGACGACATTGCTAATGGCGTCAACGGCGGACGTGTGCTGACGCGTTTCCCGCCCGAACCGAACGGCTATCTCCATATAGGACATGCCAAGTCTATTGCCGTGAACTTTGGCCTGGCCCAGCAATTCAATGGCAAAACCAATCTCCGCTTTGACGATACCAACCCTGTCACAGAAGACACCGAATACGTGGATTCCATCAAGGCGGACATCCGCTGGCTGGGCTATGAGTGGGACCAAGAACTGTATGCTTCCGACTACTTTGAGCAGATATATGAATTTGCGGTGACGCTGATCAAGAAGGGGCTGGCTTACGTAGAAGATGCTACCGCCGAGGAAATAGCGGCCAGCAAAGGCACGCCTACCACTCCCGGTACGCCTACGCCTGCCAGAAGCAGGTCTGTGGAAGAAAACCTGGACCTGTTTGCCCGGATGCGCGCCGGTGAATTTAAAGACGGCGAAAAAACCCTCCGTGCCAAAATAGACCTGGCGTCTCCCAACATGCACATGCGTGATCCCCTCATGTACCGCATCAAACATGCGCATCACCACCGTACCGGCGACAAATGGTGCATCTATCCGATGTACGACTTCGCCCACGGCCAGAGCGACAGTATCGAAAACATTACCCATTCCCTCTGTACGCTGGAGTTCATTCCCCACCGTGCACTGTACGACTGGTTTATCAAGGAACTGGAAATATTCCCCAGCCATCAGTATGAGTTCTCCCGTCTGAACGTGACCTACACGGTGATGAGTAAACGAAAACTGAAACAGCTGGTGGAAGAAAAATATGTGAGCGGCTGGGATGATCCCCGTATGCCCACTATCAGCGGCCTGCGCCGCCGTGGCTATACCCCTGCCAGCATCCGTCAGTTTTGTGAAAGGGTAGGCGTACAGAAACGCGAGCAAATGATCGACCTCGGCCTGCTGGAATTCTGCATCCGCGAGGAGCTGAACAAGACGGCCAACCGTGTGATGGCCGTGCTGGACCCGGTGAAGCTGATCATCTCCAACTACCCCGACGGACAGGTGGAAGAAATGAGTGCGGAAAACAACCCGGAAGACGCTTCTGCCGGCAGCCGTACCCTGTATTTCAGCAAAACCCTTTATATAGAGCGGGAAGACTTCATGGAAGAACCTCCGAAGAAATTCTTCCGGCTGGGCCCCGGCCTGCATGTGCGCCTGAAAAACGCCTACATCATCAAAGGGGAAAGCGTGGAAAAAGACGCTGACGGCAACATCACCACTATCTATGCCAGCTATCTGCCGGAAAGCAAGAGCGGCGGAGACCATAGCGGCATGACCGTAAAAGGCACCATTCACTGGGTGAGCGCCGAACACGCCGCCACCGCCGAGGTCAGACTGTATGACCGTCTCTTTAAATCAGAGAACCCGGCTGCAGAAGAGGGCGACTTCAAGGAATTCCTCAACCCGGAATCCCTGCAGGTGGTCAAAGAAGCGTACGTAGAGCCGGGCCTGTTACAGGCCAAAGCCGGCGACCGCTTCCAGTTTATGCGTAAGGGTTATTTCACGGTAGATCCCGACAGCACGCCTGACAAAGTGGTGTTCAACAGGACCGTTACCCTGAAAGACGCCTGGGCTAAAGAAAAAGGAAAAAACAATTAG
- a CDS encoding cobalamin B12-binding domain-containing protein — MVNQLNRPVRVLVAKVGLDGHDRGAKVIAAALRDAGMEVIYTGLRQTPEMVVNAALQEDVDAIGISILSGAHMTVFPKVIALMKEKGMNDVLLTGGGIIPDADMQQLQDMGVGKLFPPGTHTKDISDYITTWVAGHRNF, encoded by the coding sequence ATGGTCAACCAGTTAAATCGCCCCGTTCGTGTGTTGGTCGCTAAAGTCGGCCTCGATGGCCACGACCGTGGCGCCAAAGTGATCGCTGCCGCCCTCCGGGACGCCGGTATGGAAGTTATATACACCGGGTTAAGGCAAACCCCCGAAATGGTGGTCAACGCCGCCCTCCAGGAAGATGTGGACGCCATCGGCATCAGCATCCTTTCCGGCGCACACATGACGGTTTTTCCTAAAGTGATAGCGCTCATGAAAGAGAAGGGCATGAACGACGTACTGCTCACCGGCGGCGGTATCATCCCCGATGCGGACATGCAGCAGCTGCAGGATATGGGCGTGGGCAAACTGTTCCCCCCGGGCACCCATACCAAAGATATTTCCGACTATATCACCACCTGGGTGGCCGGTCACAGAAATTTTTAA
- a CDS encoding porin family protein yields MKKQLLLFATFFLLTHTVRAQFEIGVSGGYVNNYVHTNAGYRAFTQYHQYSGFTAGLVLQYRFNDWLAIQADPSYIRKSYELRRDHFFDGIYQYNLNGYLQLPLMAHFSFGGQKLRGFVNAGGYGAYWISGRVKGAMANVFSSNPDVPDDEQTSDFFRYNTAYHYDEKYTFDSRRDRRMEWGLVAGGGVEYLLHKRFRFFAEARYYYSLTDQQKNYMINQVPRYNDTYVLQAGCLFNLRHLFHGDAE; encoded by the coding sequence ATGAAGAAACAATTACTCCTCTTTGCCACCTTTTTCCTGTTAACCCACACCGTCCGGGCACAGTTTGAAATCGGTGTTTCCGGCGGGTATGTCAATAACTATGTACATACCAACGCCGGCTATCGCGCTTTTACGCAGTATCACCAGTACAGCGGCTTTACGGCCGGCCTGGTGCTGCAATACCGCTTCAACGACTGGCTGGCCATACAGGCGGACCCATCGTATATCCGCAAAAGTTATGAGCTGCGCCGTGATCACTTCTTCGACGGCATTTACCAGTATAACCTCAACGGCTATCTGCAATTGCCGCTGATGGCGCATTTTTCCTTTGGCGGACAAAAGCTGCGAGGCTTCGTGAATGCCGGCGGTTACGGCGCCTACTGGATCAGCGGCCGTGTTAAAGGCGCTATGGCCAACGTGTTCAGCAGTAACCCGGACGTGCCGGACGATGAGCAGACCTCGGATTTTTTCCGGTATAATACCGCTTACCATTACGACGAAAAGTACACTTTCGACAGCCGCCGCGACCGGCGGATGGAATGGGGCCTCGTTGCCGGTGGCGGCGTGGAATACCTGCTGCACAAACGTTTCCGCTTTTTCGCCGAAGCCCGCTATTACTATTCGCTCACAGACCAACAGAAAAATTACATGATCAACCAGGTGCCCCGGTATAACGATACCTACGTACTGCAGGCAGGATGCCTGTTCAACCTTCGCCACCTGTTCCACGGCGATGCCGAATAA
- a CDS encoding S41 family peptidase, with amino-acid sequence MKMKSPVSYILPLLMIILLMTAACRKDLPQLNEPQDYVSANFNEVFDAFWTGMNNNYVFWDIDTVDWDRVHRTYKPLFAQLNINDSNDVRKAYTYFKQMTAGLVDSHYNIDFADTWLADSNSVNPAYQRKRASAGYHPRISIFHFYDTIPRHYLSAGRRGFTNTPDGRQYVAVSGTINQNILYLYFSGFNLKTLFNTDTMNGVKRVEQYFFDNLAQRNDLKGIIIDVRGNGGGSLDDLNFLLGKMVTQPVHFGYTRSKLGNGRLDYTPWAPAYVTPQTGAKAITVPIVMLADAWSVSMAEITTMAVKALPNGHFVGERTWGANGPLTGNKFYNGGQFGTGWLNLVYTSSLVFKYIDGNVYEGVGFSPDRAVPYNPAALRAGRDLQLEAALSLIR; translated from the coding sequence ATGAAGATGAAATCTCCTGTCAGCTATATACTGCCCCTGTTGATGATAATACTGTTGATGACTGCCGCCTGCCGGAAAGACCTGCCACAGCTGAATGAACCGCAGGACTACGTCAGCGCCAATTTCAACGAAGTGTTCGATGCCTTCTGGACCGGCATGAACAATAATTATGTTTTCTGGGATATTGATACGGTCGACTGGGACCGGGTGCACCGCACCTACAAGCCCCTCTTCGCCCAACTGAATATCAATGACTCCAACGATGTCCGTAAGGCCTATACTTATTTTAAGCAGATGACGGCCGGGCTGGTGGATTCCCATTACAATATTGACTTTGCAGACACCTGGCTGGCAGACTCCAATTCCGTGAACCCGGCCTACCAGCGGAAGCGTGCTAGCGCTGGCTATCATCCCCGCATCAGCATCTTCCATTTCTATGATACCATTCCCAGGCACTATCTCAGTGCCGGCCGCCGCGGGTTTACCAATACGCCCGACGGCCGCCAGTATGTGGCCGTTTCCGGTACCATCAATCAGAATATCCTGTACCTGTACTTCAGCGGGTTCAACCTTAAAACGCTTTTCAATACCGACACCATGAACGGTGTAAAACGGGTGGAGCAGTATTTTTTTGATAATCTGGCCCAGCGCAACGATCTGAAAGGCATCATCATCGACGTGCGGGGCAACGGCGGCGGCAGTCTGGACGATCTGAACTTCCTGCTGGGAAAAATGGTGACCCAGCCGGTCCATTTCGGTTATACCCGCTCCAAGCTGGGCAACGGAAGGCTGGACTACACTCCATGGGCGCCCGCCTATGTGACGCCGCAGACCGGGGCCAAAGCTATCACCGTCCCTATTGTGATGCTGGCAGATGCATGGTCGGTCAGCATGGCGGAAATAACCACCATGGCCGTAAAAGCCCTGCCCAACGGGCATTTTGTGGGAGAGCGCACCTGGGGCGCCAACGGGCCGCTGACAGGTAATAAATTTTATAACGGCGGCCAGTTCGGCACCGGCTGGCTCAACCTGGTATATACCTCTTCCCTTGTGTTCAAATACATCGACGGAAATGTGTATGAGGGAGTTGGATTTTCCCCGGACAGGGCCGTGCCGTACAATCCGGCGGCACTGCGCGCCGGCCGCGACCTGCAACTGGAGGCAGCCCTGAGCCTGATTCGTTAG
- a CDS encoding enoyl-CoA hydratase/isomerase family protein — translation MYQTLTTQLDNNILIVTINRPEKMNALNQRMMGELGLVIDEIYRNKDIKAAVLTGSGEKAFVAGADISEFLTLSPKQGEELAKSGHVVFQRIECSPKPIIAAVNGFALGGGCELAMACHFRIASENARFGQPEVNLGLIPGYGGTQRLTQLIGKGKATELMMTGDMLTAAEALAWGLVNHVVKLEELLPKAIAILQKIQTKAPLAVARVVKCVNAALDKDVDGWETEIREFAACFATKDLQEGAEAFIQKRQANFKGE, via the coding sequence ATGTACCAGACATTAACCACGCAACTGGATAATAATATTCTGATCGTGACGATCAACCGCCCGGAAAAGATGAACGCCCTCAACCAGCGGATGATGGGAGAACTGGGCCTGGTGATCGACGAAATTTACCGGAACAAAGACATCAAAGCGGCCGTTCTCACCGGCTCCGGCGAGAAAGCCTTTGTAGCCGGTGCTGACATCAGCGAATTCCTGACCCTCTCCCCCAAACAGGGCGAAGAGCTGGCCAAAAGCGGCCATGTGGTGTTTCAGCGGATAGAATGCTCTCCTAAGCCTATCATAGCAGCTGTCAACGGCTTTGCGCTGGGCGGCGGCTGCGAACTGGCCATGGCCTGCCATTTCCGTATCGCCAGCGAAAACGCCAGATTCGGCCAGCCAGAGGTGAACCTGGGCCTGATCCCCGGCTATGGCGGCACCCAGCGGCTTACCCAGCTGATTGGCAAAGGAAAGGCCACAGAGCTGATGATGACGGGAGACATGCTCACTGCCGCAGAGGCCCTGGCATGGGGGCTGGTAAACCATGTGGTGAAGCTGGAAGAGCTACTGCCCAAAGCCATCGCCATCCTGCAGAAAATACAGACCAAAGCCCCGCTGGCCGTGGCCCGCGTGGTGAAATGCGTAAACGCCGCCCTGGATAAGGATGTAGACGGCTGGGAAACCGAAATACGGGAATTTGCCGCCTGTTTCGCTACCAAAGACCTGCAGGAGGGCGCCGAAGCTTTTATTCAGAAAAGACAGGCAAATTTTAAGGGCGAATAA
- the fumC gene encoding class II fumarate hydratase, producing MEFRIEKDTMGEVQVPVNAYYGAQTQRSIENFKIAQDINRMPKEIIRAFAYLKKAAALTNLDAGVLPKEKSDLIGQVCDEILEGKLDNEFPLVVWQTGSGTQSNMNVNEVVAYRAHVIHGGQLTDKDKFVHPNDDVNKSQSSNDTFPTAMHIAAYKMLVETTIPGIKKLRDTLAKKAEAFKHVVKIGRTHFMDATPLTLGQEISGYVAQLDHGLRAINNALPHLSELALGGTAVGTGINTPKGYSENVAAHIAKLTGLPFVTAPNKFEALAAHDAIVEAHGALKTVAVSLMKIANDVRMLSSGPRAGIGEIHIPDNEPGSSIMPGKVNPTQCEALTMIAAQVMGNDVAISVGGANGHFELNVFKPVMIYNFLHSARLIGEGCVSFNDKCAEGIEPIEANIRKHVENSLMLVTALNTKIGYYKAAEIAQKAHKEGTTLKEMAVKLGYVTPEQFDEWVVPGNMVGDIK from the coding sequence ATGGAATTTAGAATAGAGAAAGACACAATGGGTGAAGTACAGGTGCCTGTAAACGCCTATTACGGTGCTCAAACACAGCGCTCCATTGAGAATTTCAAGATCGCCCAGGACATCAACAGAATGCCTAAAGAAATCATCAGGGCATTTGCTTACCTGAAGAAAGCGGCAGCACTCACCAACCTGGACGCAGGCGTACTGCCCAAAGAAAAAAGCGATCTGATTGGCCAGGTGTGCGATGAAATACTGGAAGGTAAACTGGACAACGAGTTCCCGCTGGTAGTATGGCAAACAGGTTCCGGTACCCAGTCCAACATGAACGTGAACGAAGTGGTGGCTTACCGCGCGCACGTTATCCACGGTGGCCAGCTCACCGATAAAGACAAGTTCGTGCACCCGAACGACGACGTGAACAAATCACAATCCTCCAACGATACCTTCCCTACCGCTATGCACATCGCGGCGTACAAAATGCTGGTGGAAACAACCATCCCCGGTATTAAAAAACTGCGCGACACGCTGGCTAAAAAAGCAGAAGCTTTCAAACATGTGGTGAAAATCGGCCGCACCCACTTCATGGATGCTACACCGCTCACCCTCGGACAGGAAATCAGCGGCTATGTGGCCCAGCTCGACCACGGGCTGAGAGCCATCAACAACGCGCTGCCTCACCTGAGTGAACTGGCCCTCGGCGGTACCGCCGTAGGTACCGGTATCAATACCCCCAAAGGTTATTCCGAAAACGTAGCGGCGCACATCGCCAAACTGACCGGACTGCCTTTCGTGACTGCTCCCAACAAATTTGAAGCGCTGGCTGCCCACGACGCCATCGTGGAAGCCCACGGCGCCCTCAAAACAGTAGCAGTAAGCCTGATGAAAATCGCCAACGACGTGCGTATGCTGAGCTCCGGCCCCCGCGCAGGCATCGGCGAAATCCACATCCCGGACAACGAGCCCGGATCTTCCATCATGCCCGGTAAAGTAAACCCCACCCAATGTGAAGCCCTCACCATGATCGCTGCACAAGTAATGGGTAACGACGTAGCTATCTCCGTAGGCGGCGCCAACGGGCACTTTGAACTCAACGTGTTCAAACCGGTGATGATCTATAACTTCCTGCACTCCGCCCGCCTCATCGGCGAAGGCTGCGTGAGCTTCAACGACAAATGCGCTGAAGGCATCGAACCGATCGAAGCCAACATCCGCAAACACGTGGAAAACTCCCTGATGCTGGTGACTGCCCTCAATACCAAAATTGGTTATTACAAAGCGGCAGAAATCGCACAGAAAGCACATAAAGAAGGTACCACACTGAAGGAAATGGCAGTGAAACTGGGCTACGTAACTCCCGAACAATTCGACGAGTGGGTAGTTCCCGGTAACATGGTCGGCGACATTAAATAA
- a CDS encoding 2-hydroxyacid dehydrogenase, with product MNILFFSTQPYDITYFNQANPGNTHHFRFLEYPLNEDNTALIKDETAVCIFVNDKADAAVIRLLKEKGIRLIALRCAGFNNVDLKAAAEAGIRVVRVPAYSPHAVAEHAVALLLALNRKLYKSYNRVRDNNFTLSGLEGFDVYGKTVGVIGTGNIGAVFCRIMLGFGCKVLAHDVYNNKDLMEAGVTYVSPEAIMEQSDIISLHCPLTQDTRHLINAHTIHRMKRGVMLINTSRGGLIDTKAVVEALKDGHIGALGIDVYEQEEQLFFQNFSGTIIQDDVLSRLTTFPNVLVTAHQGFFTREALTQIAETTLANITAFGKNEILKNEITQG from the coding sequence ATGAATATCCTTTTCTTCAGTACCCAGCCCTACGACATTACTTATTTTAATCAGGCTAACCCTGGTAATACGCATCACTTCCGCTTCCTGGAATACCCGCTCAACGAAGACAATACCGCGCTGATCAAAGATGAAACTGCCGTCTGCATTTTTGTGAACGATAAAGCCGATGCTGCCGTCATCCGACTGCTGAAGGAAAAAGGCATCAGGCTGATCGCGCTCCGCTGCGCCGGCTTCAACAACGTAGACCTCAAAGCCGCAGCAGAAGCAGGCATCAGGGTCGTACGCGTACCGGCCTATTCTCCGCACGCGGTAGCCGAACATGCGGTTGCATTGCTGCTGGCGCTAAACAGGAAGTTATATAAATCGTATAACCGTGTACGTGATAATAACTTTACATTAAGCGGACTGGAAGGGTTTGATGTGTATGGAAAAACAGTAGGCGTCATCGGTACCGGTAATATCGGCGCAGTATTCTGCCGTATCATGCTGGGCTTCGGCTGCAAAGTACTGGCACATGATGTTTACAACAACAAAGACCTGATGGAAGCCGGCGTGACCTATGTATCACCGGAGGCCATCATGGAGCAATCGGATATTATCTCCCTGCATTGCCCGCTGACACAGGATACCAGGCATCTCATCAACGCACATACGATTCACCGGATGAAACGCGGCGTTATGCTGATCAATACCAGCCGTGGCGGTTTGATAGATACCAAAGCCGTGGTGGAAGCGCTGAAAGACGGCCATATCGGTGCGCTCGGCATCGATGTGTATGAACAGGAAGAACAACTCTTCTTCCAGAATTTCTCCGGCACTATTATCCAGGACGATGTGCTTTCGCGCCTCACTACTTTTCCCAACGTGCTCGTAACAGCGCATCAGGGATTCTTTACCAGGGAAGCGCTCACGCAGATCGCGGAAACAACGCTGGCTAATATCACCGCCTTCGGAAAAAATGAAATCCTCAAAAATGAAATAACCCAGGGCTGA